The sequence below is a genomic window from Methylotuvimicrobium alcaliphilum 20Z.
ATTGATGCGGGCGAATGGAGCATTGCTTGCGACCAGTATTGCTGAGTATTTCCGCGATCAGGGCTTGGATGTTTTACTGCTGATGGACTCGCTGACTCGTTATGCTCAAGCCCATCGAGAAATCGCGCTCGCAATCGATGAACCGCCTGCCACTAAAGGTTACCCGCCTTCGGTATTTGCTAAGTTGCCTCGGTTAGTTGAGCGTGCCGGGAACGGCGACGAAGGCGGCGGCTCGATTACGGCTTTTTATACCGTACTGACCGAAGGCGACGATCCCAACGATCCTGTAGCCGACTCGGCTCGCGGCGTATTGGATGGGCATATCGTGCTAACTCGAGAGCTTGCGGAGTCCGGACATTTTCCCGCGATCGATATCGAGGCGTCGGTCAGTAGGGTTTTGCCGGATATTGTCGATGACGATCATTTACGAATGGTGCGCAAATTGAGAGGCCTGTATTCTCTGTATCAGCAAAATAGAGACCTCATCAGCGTCGGCGCCTACAAACCGGGTTCGAATCCGAATATCGATTTGGCGATTGAGAAAATAGCAGCGATTAGGAATTTTTTGCAACAAGATATGAATGAGCCTGTGGATTTGAGTCGAAGTATCTTGGAATTGTCCGACTTGCTTGGGAATGAGGTGAAAGGTGAAAGGTGAAAGGTGAAAGGTGAAAGGTGAAAGGTGAAAGGTGAAAGGTGAAAGGTGAAAGGTGAAAGGTGAAAGGTGAAAGGTGAAAGGTGAAAGGTGAAAGGTGAAAGGTGAAAGGTGAAAGGTGAAAGGTGAAAGGTGAAATCGGCGCTTGACAAGCGAATTAAATGCTGCATCATTTTACCGCTTACCGCTTACCGCTTACCGCTTACCGCTTACCGCTTACCGCTTACCGCTTACCGCTTACCGCTTACCGCTTACCGCTTACCGCTTACCGCTTACCGCTTACCGCTTACCGCTTACCGCTTACCGCTTACCGCCCCTGCGTCAGGATAGTTATTCAAGTTATTTCATGCGCGATTCTTCTCTACGGTAGTTATCAATAAAATGAAAAAATCCGAACGCCTGAAAACGATTGTCGAGTTGAATGTTGCCCAGGAAAAAAAAGCCTTGGAAACATTCGGGCAAGTGCAAAAAAAACAAGTGCAATTGCAAATGCAGCTCGACCATTTGATTAATTATCGTCAGGAATATCAGGAAAAATTCGACGCTTTCTGTAAAACCGGGGCTAGGGTCGGACAACTGCTGGAGTTTAAGTCTTTTTTAGATAAACTCGATCTAGCGATTAATGGACAGGAGCAAGCGCTGCAGTCACTGGAAACGGAACTAAGTCGGGTGCGAGGAAATTGGATAGGACTTCATAATCGAACGAAGAGCTTGTCGAAATTATTTGACGCGGCGCAAGCCGATGAAGTTAAACAACTAGATAGGCGAGAACAAATCGAACAGGATGATAGAGTTGCTTCAGGGCGGCGCGGCGGCACGAAAAATGCTGGATAAATCCGTAATAGTTAAGAGGAAAAGTATATGAACGCTTTAAATTTATTGACGATGTTATCCGGTTCGATCGGCAAAGAAAATTTAAGCCCGCTTTTTCAGGGAGAAAATAAGGCATCCGGTGACTTTGCCGAAACCTTGATGGCTCAGATCGGTTTACTTTCGCAACCCCAAGCGCAGGAAAATTTAACATTGCCAATGGCTGATTTAGCGGAATTAACCGAACAATTAACGCAGTTGACAAGTTTTGATTCCGAACGAATGAGTTCGGCCATGCAAGAAATTGCCGGTTTGTTGGGCAATAAATTGCCGTCCTCGGAGCATTTCGATCAAGAAATCGATCTTGAGAAAACCATGCGGAAGTTAAGCGAAGTACTCGCTCATATTGAGGCCGCGACCGAGTCGTTGACTCATTCGACTGGGATGTCCGGCAATGTTGAGCGCGCCGAAACGGATGAAGCGAGGTTGCTCGATCATTCTGCTGAGGAAACCCCGGCTGCCATTCCGGTAACGACGATGCCTTTGAACATTATTAAAAGTCCGGATGAGACGATACTGGCGGTCGATGCAAATACTAAGTTGCCGCTTGAGAACCAGAGCGACGACACCGGAATTACCGATGGTGAAGGAAATATTCCTAAATTAATCAAAAATATATTGCAGACAACGAAGAGGCTTGAGCGCACCGTTCTGAAAGATGCGCAAGCCATGCCGGCGACGATGAGGTCCGATCACAACGTCTTAGACAATACGCAGGCCATTCCGGTATCGACGATGCCTTTGAATATTATTAAAAGTCCGGATGAGACGATACTGGCGGTCGATGCAAATACTAAATTGCCGCTTGAGAACCAGAGCGACGATACCGGGATTACCGATAGTGATGGAAATATTCCTAAATTAATCAAAAATATATTACAAAACGGAGAGGAGCTGAGCAATGGCAAGTCGCTGATCGAAGAGCAGCGTCTTGCTGGGGAAAGCAAAGTATCGACTGACGGAAAGGCTGTTGACCTGCATGCCAAGACCGATTCCGAAACCGCAAGTATTGAAAAAAAATTAGCGCCTTCTACGGCTGTTGAGAAACCGGTTTCGAAAATGGCGTTGGATATGGCTCAATTACACCGACAAATTGCCGGTCAAACAAAAATCGAGGCACCGGCAATGAGCAAGCCGATGGCGCATCCCGAATGGGACCAGGAGCTAGGCGAACGGATTGTTTGGATGAATAATCGGGCCATGCCGTTTGCCGAACTTAAGCTAAATCCTCAGCATCTCGGGCCTATTTCAATTCGTATCGATATGAATCAGGATCAAACTACAATCGCATTTTCCGCTCAACAAGCTGCGGTCAAAGAAGCCATAGAAGCCGCGATCCCGAAGTTACGTGAAATGATGGGAGCTCAACAGTTGAATGTAGCTGAGATTAGCGTGACTCAAGCTTCGCTTGGCGAACAAGCTAAGTTACCCGGATTTGGTCAAGCCGCTCAACAGCAAAACGAAGGCGGACAGAAAAATAGCCGTGGAACCAGGCCTTTTGAAAACTCGGATAGTGCGGCTAATGCTAGCGAAGATGCCGATAACGCAAATGCGATAGTTAGTTCAGGAATTTTGAATATTTTTGCATGATCCTAAATTCGGTAGTCAGTCCACGAAAATTACGAAATACACAAAAGTAAACATACGGTTACATAAACCTCTAGAGTCACCCATTCGGTAAGTCGCTTGAAAAGCGTAGCTAATTGAATATTTTCGTGTGCTTTCATAAGGATGATTTATCAGCCGTGTTAAGGAATGAATAAATTTTCAATTTTTGCAGTCGATTGCTCGGAAATTATTCAAGAAATCGGGTAATGTCGTTCTCGGAGATAAAAAATATTTATTCAATTTCAAGGGGGTATTAATATGGATTCTCAACTTCTAACACAACAGCGCGCACAATTTATTGACCGAGTGCATCAGGAATTTTTAGTCATGACGGGCTACGGTGCGCATGTTCATATCAATACACACGGTATTTTGATGTTATTCAATCAATTTTTAAACCAACAAAGACCGGAGAGAGAATTTATTAGAGCAGCGATTAGTTCTCTTAAGCGGACATAACTTTTCCGGTCTTTAACTCCGCGCGGTCAGGGCTACTATTCGACGTTTACAGCGTAACCGGAGGGAGGGGTATGATTAAGCGAACTCACGTTTTATCCGCTACGCCAAATAGAAAAGAGTAGCCAAATCCCGCCGAATAGTGCGCCGACGAAAGCGGTCAAGCCGATCAATGATGATGCGCCGCCTTCAACGGTCGAGACAATCGAGCTGCCAATAATCATTGCCGCAGTAACTAAGCTGACGGAAATTCGATTGACCACACGGTCGAGTTCTTTGCCTAGCCATTCCGGTCGCGTGATGTCCAATCGAACGCTCAACGCACCTCGTCGCAAATCCTCCATAATTCGGTGCATATCTTCCGGTAACTCGCTTAGCATTTCAACGAGTCCTGCTGCCGATTTAAAACTGCGTCGCGCCATGGCTTCCGGGTTGTACCGGAGTAGAAACGCCCTTTTGAGTAGCGGTGTTGCCGTCACGACCAAATTAAATGATGGATCGAGTTGTCGCCCCAATCCTTCCAGTGTAATGAATGTTTTAATTAATAATGTCAGATCGGCCGGCAAATTGAGCTGATGGTCGCGTAGTAAATTCGTTAAATTAAATAGCAACTCTCCTATGTGCAGGTCTTTCAACGGGATATCGTGGTATTGGTCGATAAAATTGTCGATTTCCAGCGTTAATGCGTCTTTATTCGCCATCGACTTGTCGGCCCATTTTAAAAGAATCTTGACGACGATATCCGGATCGCGCTCCACTAAGCCGTGCAAGAGATTGACGACTTGATTCCTCCGCTCGTCGGTGAGTCTGCCGACCATGCCAAAATCGATAAACGCGATGCGATTGCCGGAAAGAAAGAAACAATTGCCGGGGTGAGGATCGGCATGAAAAAAACCGTCTTCTAGAATCATTTTAAGCACCGCATCGGCACCGGTTTTAGCCAATTTTTTCCGGTCTAAATTCGAGTAATCGATGCGATCGATATCATGACCCGAAATGCCGTCGATGTATTCCTGAACATTCACGCGCTCACAAGTCCATTGCCAATATACTTTGGGAATGATGATAGAGCGGCTTTTTTTAAAGTTGACGCGCATGCGTTCGCTATTGCGCCCTTCGATGGCCAAGTCCAATTCTCGACGCATCGATAATGTGAATTGGCGTACGATTTCCTGTGGATTATAACGACGTAGATCTTTGATTTCCCGGGCTGCAACCTCGGTCATCTGGTTGAGTAGGCGCAAATCTGCTTCGACGGTAGGTCGTATGCCGGGACGGCGAATTTTTACAATAACCTGAGTGCCATCCTCCAGCGAAGCTTTATGTACTTGGCCAATCGAAGCTGCTGCTATCGGCGTTTTGTCGAAAGTTGCGAAGACTTCGTGCGGCGGGGCGCCCAGATCTTCCTCTAGCTGTGCCAAGATTTTATCGATCGGCGCCGGACGGGCTTGATCCTGCAGTTTTTCGAACTCAGCAATCCAGGCAGGGCTGAATAAGTCGGGGCGAGTAGCGAAAATCTGGCCCAGTTTCACGAAAGTAGGCCCCATTTCTTCCAGAACTCG
It includes:
- the fliJ gene encoding flagellar export protein FliJ, with protein sequence MKKSERLKTIVELNVAQEKKALETFGQVQKKQVQLQMQLDHLINYRQEYQEKFDAFCKTGARVGQLLEFKSFLDKLDLAINGQEQALQSLETELSRVRGNWIGLHNRTKSLSKLFDAAQADEVKQLDRREQIEQDDRVASGRRGGTKNAG
- a CDS encoding flagellar hook-length control protein FliK; amino-acid sequence: MNALNLLTMLSGSIGKENLSPLFQGENKASGDFAETLMAQIGLLSQPQAQENLTLPMADLAELTEQLTQLTSFDSERMSSAMQEIAGLLGNKLPSSEHFDQEIDLEKTMRKLSEVLAHIEAATESLTHSTGMSGNVERAETDEARLLDHSAEETPAAIPVTTMPLNIIKSPDETILAVDANTKLPLENQSDDTGITDGEGNIPKLIKNILQTTKRLERTVLKDAQAMPATMRSDHNVLDNTQAIPVSTMPLNIIKSPDETILAVDANTKLPLENQSDDTGITDSDGNIPKLIKNILQNGEELSNGKSLIEEQRLAGESKVSTDGKAVDLHAKTDSETASIEKKLAPSTAVEKPVSKMALDMAQLHRQIAGQTKIEAPAMSKPMAHPEWDQELGERIVWMNNRAMPFAELKLNPQHLGPISIRIDMNQDQTTIAFSAQQAAVKEAIEAAIPKLREMMGAQQLNVAEISVTQASLGEQAKLPGFGQAAQQQNEGGQKNSRGTRPFENSDSAANASEDADNANAIVSSGILNIFA
- a CDS encoding ABC1 kinase family protein, whose translation is MILETFSVARDFGRVHEITSILIRYGFGDIVRRLGIVGLVERAGHVLHWHEIDELTSMEPPERIRRVLEEMGPTFVKLGQIFATRPDLFSPAWIAEFEKLQDQARPAPIDKILAQLEEDLGAPPHEVFATFDKTPIAAASIGQVHKASLEDGTQVIVKIRRPGIRPTVEADLRLLNQMTEVAAREIKDLRRYNPQEIVRQFTLSMRRELDLAIEGRNSERMRVNFKKSRSIIIPKVYWQWTCERVNVQEYIDGISGHDIDRIDYSNLDRKKLAKTGADAVLKMILEDGFFHADPHPGNCFFLSGNRIAFIDFGMVGRLTDERRNQVVNLLHGLVERDPDIVVKILLKWADKSMANKDALTLEIDNFIDQYHDIPLKDLHIGELLFNLTNLLRDHQLNLPADLTLLIKTFITLEGLGRQLDPSFNLVVTATPLLKRAFLLRYNPEAMARRSFKSAAGLVEMLSELPEDMHRIMEDLRRGALSVRLDITRPEWLGKELDRVVNRISVSLVTAAMIIGSSIVSTVEGGASSLIGLTAFVGALFGGIWLLFSIWRSG